A stretch of the Nitratifractor salsuginis DSM 16511 genome encodes the following:
- a CDS encoding polysaccharide deacetylase family protein, protein MICLPGLSAWATPVHPPATAQSGSLTLVRPGMTMHISSPRHNESTPLDLLRSDVNSEALGTGSVKSPESQTRTDTHRQAITPKTNPNTQNIPGNNFNRSGTKELYLTFDDGPLRGTGNVLKILKEEGVPATMFCVGRHAQQHPGLLQEELSMPNLLIANHTYSHANGHYRRFYSNTFGLLSDIEHAQLILGGRKYLRLAGRNVWRTPEIKRDDLAIVALRGRVEVPEYDSISKDGFYIYGWDTEWHYNHATGKPIESPEKVAAKIDHLYRRHRSAKPGKVILLAHDFMFRTQAGASRLRRFIRLMKQRGWSFHTIRHYSRYKPEPLYVAKYYGHSPKELYAANKQRSFRPVQENRGVESINRSSSSPRPTAQNGKGLMQNRLIEAIRRYNAKEVEHLIDQGASVNQPDSYGHIALNSAVKANSIYLVKKLLAHGADPMIKDARGENALYTAKRYNRGGIERYLKNYYSARSQTSTIVNQVQEKQIAETPHLADSSSTAHTNPLKLLRMR, encoded by the coding sequence TTGATATGTTTACCCGGACTGTCGGCCTGGGCTACGCCGGTACACCCCCCCGCTACGGCTCAGAGTGGCAGCCTCACCCTCGTGCGCCCCGGAATGACGATGCACATCAGCTCTCCCCGGCATAATGAATCCACGCCTCTAGATCTCCTGAGATCCGATGTCAACTCCGAAGCCCTGGGAACCGGTTCCGTAAAATCCCCCGAGTCACAGACAAGAACCGACACCCACCGACAAGCCATCACTCCCAAAACCAATCCAAACACACAAAATATCCCGGGGAACAATTTCAATCGTTCCGGGACCAAAGAGCTCTACCTCACTTTCGACGACGGACCGCTCAGAGGAACGGGAAATGTCCTGAAAATTTTGAAAGAGGAGGGGGTGCCGGCGACGATGTTCTGCGTAGGGCGCCATGCCCAGCAACATCCCGGGCTGCTTCAAGAAGAGCTCTCTATGCCCAACCTTCTCATCGCCAACCATACCTATTCCCACGCCAATGGTCACTATAGACGTTTTTACAGCAATACTTTCGGGCTTCTGAGCGATATCGAACACGCCCAACTCATCCTCGGAGGGAGAAAATACCTCCGTCTCGCCGGGCGCAATGTCTGGCGTACTCCCGAAATAAAGCGCGACGACCTGGCGATCGTGGCGCTGAGAGGTCGTGTGGAAGTCCCCGAGTATGACAGCATTTCAAAAGACGGTTTCTATATATATGGATGGGATACCGAGTGGCACTACAATCACGCCACAGGCAAACCTATAGAGAGCCCGGAAAAGGTGGCCGCCAAGATCGATCATCTCTATAGGCGCCACCGCTCGGCCAAACCGGGAAAAGTGATCCTGCTGGCACACGATTTTATGTTTCGGACCCAGGCCGGCGCCTCCCGACTCCGCCGCTTTATCCGTCTGATGAAACAACGAGGCTGGAGTTTTCATACGATTCGACACTACAGCCGCTACAAACCGGAGCCCCTCTATGTAGCCAAATATTACGGACACAGCCCGAAAGAACTGTATGCCGCAAACAAACAACGATCGTTTCGTCCTGTTCAAGAGAATAGGGGAGTAGAGAGCATTAACCGATCCTCTTCTTCCCCCCGTCCAACGGCCCAAAACGGAAAGGGACTGATGCAAAACCGTCTCATCGAAGCGATACGCCGCTACAACGCAAAAGAGGTGGAGCACCTTATCGATCAAGGCGCCTCCGTCAATCAGCCGGATAGCTACGGGCACATCGCTCTCAATAGCGCCGTCAAAGCCAACAGTATCTATCTCGTGAAAAAACTCCTCGCTCACGGGGCCGATCCGATGATAAAAGATGCTCGAGGGGAAAATGCCTTGTATACCGCCAAGCGGTACAACCGCGGCGGAATCGAGAGATATCTCAAAAATTATTACAGCGCCCGATCACAGACATCGACTATCGTCAATCAGGTACAAGAAAAGCAAATTGCAGAAACTCCCCATTTGGCTGACTCTTCAAGCACAGCCCATACCAATCCGCTGAAACTTCTGAGGATGCGTTGA
- a CDS encoding adenine phosphoribosyltransferase gives MKTLTEEEKEKILRSIRTIPDFPKPGIQFKDITTLLNNPEALKLLMDHLEARYRDYELDYVAGIEARGFVFGSVLADRLGIGFVPVRKKGKLPYTTVSEKYSLEYGFDEVEIHIDAFGEGGMCREHPAKVLLIDDLIATGGTAAAAARLIGKVGAECVECCFVLELSFLKGREGIDAPVYSVITL, from the coding sequence ATGAAGACTCTGACCGAAGAAGAGAAGGAAAAGATCCTCCGGAGCATACGCACCATCCCCGATTTTCCAAAGCCGGGTATCCAATTCAAGGATATTACGACTCTGCTCAACAATCCCGAAGCGTTGAAACTGCTGATGGACCATCTGGAAGCCAGATACCGGGATTATGAGCTCGACTACGTGGCAGGGATCGAGGCCCGGGGATTTGTTTTCGGCAGTGTCCTAGCCGACCGACTCGGGATCGGCTTCGTGCCGGTGCGCAAAAAGGGCAAACTCCCCTACACGACCGTCTCGGAAAAATATTCACTGGAGTACGGATTCGATGAGGTGGAGATCCATATCGACGCTTTTGGGGAGGGAGGGATGTGCCGGGAGCATCCGGCCAAAGTGCTTCTCATCGACGATCTGATCGCCACCGGAGGCACGGCCGCTGCCGCAGCGCGCCTCATCGGCAAAGTGGGAGCGGAGTGTGTCGAGTGCTGTTTCGTTCTCGAACTCTCCTTTCTCAAAGGGCGCGAAGGGATCGACGCCCCCGTCTACTCGGTCATTACCCTCTGA
- the tnpA gene encoding IS200/IS605 family transposase, which yields MQEYRNGGHTVWDCKYHLVWTTKYRYPVLKGDVGYRCRDLLREIAMSREMVIYAGSINRDHVHLLIGIPPNMSVSKAVQYLKGKSSHKLMSEFRMLKKRYWGQHLWARGYWVATSGNVTDEVWMEYIKNQQPPELDDEFRVV from the coding sequence ATGCAAGAGTATAGAAATGGTGGGCATACAGTATGGGACTGTAAATACCATCTCGTGTGGACGACAAAATACCGTTATCCCGTCTTAAAAGGGGATGTGGGGTACCGATGCCGAGATTTGTTACGTGAGATTGCGATGAGTCGGGAGATGGTGATTTATGCAGGATCCATCAATCGGGATCATGTACATTTGTTGATAGGGATACCGCCAAATATGTCCGTATCAAAGGCAGTGCAATATTTGAAAGGGAAGAGTTCGCATAAATTGATGAGTGAATTTCGGATGCTGAAGAAGCGGTATTGGGGGCAGCATTTGTGGGCGAGAGGATACTGGGTTGCAACGAGTGGAAATGTGACCGATGAAGTCTGGATGGAATATATCAAGAACCAACAACCACCAGAGCTTGATGATGAGTTCCGAGTTGTCTGA
- the murA gene encoding UDP-N-acetylglucosamine 1-carboxyvinyltransferase: protein MDYLEIEGGKRLSGSIRISGAKNAALPVIAATILSDQPVVLENLPNVVDIRTLLKLLEMLGAEVEHEGHVARIDPGTITSTRAVYEIVAQMRASILVLGPLLARFGECEVSLPGGCAIGQRPIDLHLKAMEAMGAQIEIKGGYVRAIAPEGGLQGAKVVFDKVSVGATENTLMAAALAHGTTEIINAAREPEIVQLCEMLQAGGVNIEGIGTGRLTIEGTGGTLLHFPESIRIIPDRIEAGTYLCAGAITYSQITLEAVNIEHLQSTIDKLEAMGCSFEYPSEESVTIFPARGGLKEVNIVTAEYPGFPTDMQAQLMAVATLAAGESLIEERLFENRFMHVSELNRLGADIWLKGNVAAVRPVEKLYGADVMATDLRASSALVLAGLAAEGTTRVRRIYHLDRGYEDLQGKLEALGATITRKSE, encoded by the coding sequence ATGGATTATCTGGAAATCGAAGGTGGAAAGAGACTGAGTGGATCGATCAGAATCAGCGGGGCGAAAAATGCCGCCCTACCCGTTATAGCTGCCACGATTCTGAGTGATCAGCCCGTCGTCCTGGAAAACCTCCCCAACGTCGTAGACATCCGCACGCTTCTGAAACTGCTGGAAATGCTTGGCGCCGAAGTGGAGCACGAAGGGCATGTCGCCAGGATCGATCCCGGCACCATCACTTCGACCCGCGCCGTCTATGAGATCGTGGCACAGATGCGTGCTTCGATCCTGGTCCTCGGGCCGCTGCTGGCACGATTCGGCGAATGCGAAGTGAGCCTCCCCGGCGGGTGTGCCATCGGACAGCGTCCGATCGACCTGCACCTCAAAGCGATGGAAGCCATGGGGGCCCAAATTGAGATCAAGGGAGGCTACGTCCGCGCCATCGCTCCCGAAGGGGGACTGCAGGGGGCCAAAGTCGTCTTCGACAAAGTCAGTGTCGGGGCCACGGAAAACACGCTGATGGCAGCCGCACTCGCCCATGGGACGACCGAGATCATCAATGCCGCCCGGGAACCGGAGATCGTCCAGCTCTGTGAAATGCTCCAGGCCGGAGGGGTGAACATCGAGGGGATCGGGACCGGGCGCCTCACCATCGAAGGGACCGGCGGCACCCTCCTCCATTTCCCGGAATCGATACGGATCATTCCCGACCGGATCGAAGCGGGTACCTATCTTTGCGCCGGAGCGATCACCTATTCCCAGATCACACTGGAGGCGGTCAATATCGAGCATCTGCAAAGCACCATCGACAAACTCGAAGCGATGGGATGCAGTTTCGAATATCCTTCCGAAGAGAGTGTCACGATCTTCCCCGCCCGAGGAGGGCTCAAAGAGGTCAACATCGTCACGGCGGAATATCCCGGTTTCCCCACCGATATGCAAGCACAGCTCATGGCGGTCGCGACCTTGGCCGCCGGGGAGAGTCTCATCGAGGAACGGCTCTTTGAAAACCGTTTTATGCATGTGAGTGAATTGAACCGTCTCGGAGCCGATATCTGGCTCAAAGGAAATGTGGCGGCGGTGCGTCCGGTCGAGAAGCTCTACGGTGCCGATGTAATGGCGACCGATCTGCGTGCCAGCTCCGCGCTTGTCCTGGCCGGGCTGGCCGCCGAAGGAACGACACGCGTCCGACGCATCTATCACCTGGACCGCGGCTATGAAGATCTGCAGGGCAAACTGGAAGCCCTGGGAGCGACGATCACCCGAAAAAGCGAATAA
- the mobB gene encoding molybdopterin-guanine dinucleotide biosynthesis protein B translates to MEYKAVAFTGPSNSGKTTLIEKIAKKLVPDRAVAIIKHDPSDKARFDREGKDSDRFFKTGAETAVLSPTRTTLFSHRPRTIEEVARLFGEFDLLMVEGLKHFPLPRIGIFRGTIDPDYLDVLQAVAVDQTVPDEELSALPDRIEVLDLNDIDAIIRWIDRHATLLKKD, encoded by the coding sequence ATGGAGTACAAAGCAGTAGCGTTCACCGGCCCCTCCAACAGCGGAAAAACGACCCTGATCGAAAAAATAGCCAAAAAGTTGGTTCCCGACAGAGCCGTCGCCATCATCAAACACGACCCGTCGGACAAAGCCCGCTTCGACCGCGAAGGCAAAGACAGTGACCGCTTCTTCAAAACCGGAGCGGAAACCGCGGTCCTCTCCCCGACACGGACGACCCTCTTTTCCCACCGTCCCCGCACGATCGAAGAGGTCGCCCGACTTTTCGGGGAGTTCGATCTCCTGATGGTCGAGGGGCTGAAGCACTTTCCCCTGCCCCGTATCGGTATCTTTCGCGGAACGATCGATCCTGATTATCTCGATGTCCTCCAGGCGGTCGCCGTGGACCAAACGGTCCCGGATGAAGAGCTCTCGGCACTGCCCGATCGAATAGAGGTCCTGGATCTCAACGACATCGATGCCATTATCCGATGGATCGATCGCCACGCCACCCTATTGAAAAAGGATTGA
- a CDS encoding lysozyme inhibitor LprI family protein: MKIFPRFIAGVFLSTALWAMPSDYCPQPPWCSTDWSLLSPGERTVCSDEILSIEDNLLSSIYRHLQFYPSIDVDALRLEEKAWLRRRNRIADRDELMLFYLERIRVLAERLARARRMR, translated from the coding sequence ATGAAAATCTTTCCCCGTTTTATAGCCGGAGTTTTTCTCTCGACGGCATTGTGGGCGATGCCCTCCGACTATTGTCCGCAGCCCCCCTGGTGTTCGACGGACTGGAGTCTCCTTAGTCCGGGAGAGCGGACGGTCTGCAGTGATGAAATATTGAGTATCGAAGACAATCTGCTCTCCTCCATCTACCGGCATCTCCAATTCTATCCTTCCATCGATGTCGATGCCCTCCGTCTGGAAGAGAAAGCCTGGCTCCGACGTCGCAACCGGATCGCCGATCGTGATGAATTGATGCTTTTTTATCTGGAGAGGATCCGTGTCCTGGCGGAACGCCTGGCACGTGCACGGAGAATGCGATAG
- a CDS encoding peptidoglycan-binding protein, with amino-acid sequence MRRINILAMAAILSLAGIESAEASFGDAVVGGVVGGVVGSVITNEVYRHGRRHYRHRRHRAAPAVQENHSDEMKIQIALKNLGYYHGPIDGQVNSFTTRNALRAFNQAYEIGDTPYMSPQERDALIYLGTLLQFDRNLAAQGSDRRTRTRRVQTALKILGFYNGKLDGSNGPMTRRAIAEYRRANGLPAGYNLDYETEYRLINTAKQSNDNYIQETLASLKRLGGSANRLAQPRNPMPAPRQPVILQPSNPRVPVQPTITQEAPAPVVRQSAPVVTAPAPSAPAQPVQPQNMQPSAQPVAPAQQPQGQ; translated from the coding sequence ATGAGAAGGATCAACATATTGGCTATGGCAGCCATTTTGTCGCTCGCGGGAATCGAAAGTGCCGAGGCGAGTTTCGGCGATGCGGTTGTCGGCGGGGTCGTCGGCGGGGTCGTCGGATCGGTCATCACCAATGAGGTGTATCGTCACGGACGACGTCACTATCGTCACAGAAGACATCGTGCCGCCCCGGCTGTGCAGGAGAATCACAGTGATGAGATGAAGATCCAGATCGCCCTGAAAAACCTGGGCTACTATCACGGGCCAATCGATGGGCAGGTCAACTCCTTTACGACACGCAATGCACTTCGCGCCTTTAACCAGGCCTATGAGATCGGGGATACTCCCTATATGAGCCCCCAGGAGCGTGATGCTCTGATCTATCTCGGAACGCTTTTGCAATTCGATCGGAATTTGGCGGCCCAGGGAAGCGACCGGCGGACACGGACACGCCGGGTCCAGACGGCATTGAAAATCCTGGGATTCTACAACGGCAAGCTCGACGGCTCCAACGGCCCGATGACCCGACGGGCCATTGCGGAGTACCGCCGCGCCAACGGACTGCCCGCCGGCTACAATCTCGACTATGAGACCGAATATCGCCTGATCAATACGGCCAAACAGTCCAACGACAATTACATTCAGGAGACTTTGGCTTCCCTGAAACGTCTCGGTGGCTCGGCCAACCGTCTGGCCCAGCCGAGAAACCCGATGCCCGCTCCCCGACAGCCGGTCATCCTGCAACCCAGCAATCCCCGGGTTCCGGTCCAGCCCACCATCACCCAGGAGGCTCCTGCTCCCGTAGTCCGGCAGAGCGCTCCCGTCGTTACGGCTCCGGCGCCGTCCGCGCCTGCCCAGCCTGTCCAGCCGCAGAATATGCAGCCGTCTGCTCAACCTGTCGCTCCTGCCCAACAGCCTCAGGGACAGTGA
- a CDS encoding IS256 family transposase, variant Zn-binding type: MCGSKATKKNGKRAGIQRYFCQSCRQSFSSRRRPSRLRKRLFTAYFYEHQTLKALSRTYHKDREWIQRQIHSYEPPKTSPHPRPVTLVIDATFFGKRGEGFGVLVAKDILSGQLVAYRFIQTETLNEYAMLRQSLLDQGFIIQAVTVDGRRGLFGLFADLPVQMCHFHQQAILTRYLTRRPTYQASRDLKRIASYLGQTTPCRFRYMLEAWLQRHKDFYEEKTPDDSPRGWHYTHDRLRSAYRSLERNLPYLFTYKTHPHLGIANTTNTLDGGLFSPMKALLKIHRGIGDSMKKKLITDFLEKAMK, encoded by the coding sequence ATCTGTGGTTCAAAAGCGACGAAAAAGAATGGTAAAAGAGCAGGAATTCAGCGCTATTTTTGCCAAAGTTGCCGGCAGAGCTTCTCTTCTCGTAGACGTCCCTCCCGCCTCAGAAAACGACTCTTTACTGCCTACTTCTATGAGCACCAAACCCTCAAAGCCTTATCCCGGACCTATCATAAGGATCGGGAGTGGATTCAACGTCAGATTCATAGCTATGAACCGCCAAAGACTTCACCACATCCCAGACCGGTCACTTTGGTTATCGATGCGACATTCTTCGGAAAACGGGGAGAGGGCTTTGGTGTTCTTGTAGCTAAAGATATCCTGAGTGGCCAACTGGTAGCGTATCGTTTCATTCAGACTGAGACGCTCAATGAATATGCGATGCTTCGGCAAAGCCTTCTGGATCAGGGCTTTATCATCCAGGCCGTCACCGTCGATGGCCGACGGGGATTGTTTGGGCTCTTTGCCGACCTTCCGGTTCAAATGTGCCATTTCCATCAACAAGCCATTCTCACTCGTTATCTGACGCGCAGACCTACCTATCAAGCCTCTAGGGATCTCAAGCGTATCGCTTCCTATCTTGGACAGACAACCCCCTGCCGTTTCCGCTATATGCTGGAAGCCTGGCTCCAACGGCACAAAGATTTCTATGAAGAGAAAACCCCTGACGATTCTCCACGTGGATGGCATTACACCCATGATCGACTCCGCTCGGCCTATCGAAGTCTTGAACGCAATCTTCCTTATCTCTTCACGTATAAAACCCATCCTCATCTTGGCATAGCCAATACAACCAATACTTTGGATGGTGGACTCTTCTCTCCTATGAAAGCTTTATTGAAAATCCATCGGGGTATTGGAGACTCTATGAAGAAGAAACTCATCACTGATTTCCTAGAAAAAGCAATGAAATAG
- a CDS encoding peptidylprolyl isomerase — MFGKELKEYNLSPEELEKLQYALIKTPKGTIKIKLYPKEAPNTVANFAHLANSGFYDGLKFHRVIPGFMAQGGCPHSKDNPRLAGTGGPGWAIRCETDNGIPHKRGALSMAHAGKDTGGSQFFITFVDTPHLDGVHTVFGGIEEGDTESFRVLDSIEMNDDIDEIRVVESTD, encoded by the coding sequence ATGTTCGGAAAAGAACTCAAAGAGTACAACCTCAGTCCCGAAGAGCTTGAAAAGCTCCAATACGCCCTCATCAAAACCCCCAAGGGGACGATCAAGATCAAACTCTACCCCAAAGAAGCCCCCAATACCGTGGCCAACTTCGCCCATCTGGCCAACAGCGGTTTCTACGACGGGCTCAAGTTTCACCGGGTGATCCCCGGATTTATGGCCCAGGGCGGTTGCCCCCACTCCAAAGACAACCCCAGACTCGCCGGGACCGGCGGGCCCGGTTGGGCGATCCGCTGTGAAACCGACAACGGCATCCCCCACAAGCGGGGAGCCCTCTCTATGGCCCACGCGGGCAAAGATACCGGCGGAAGCCAATTCTTCATCACCTTTGTCGATACGCCCCATCTCGACGGGGTCCATACGGTATTCGGCGGGATCGAAGAGGGGGACACCGAGAGTTTCCGGGTCCTCGACAGTATCGAGATGAATGACGATATCGATGAGATCAGAGTCGTGGAGAGTACCGACTGA
- a CDS encoding ATP-dependent helicase yields the protein MPLSRLNPEQREAATAPFGHNLIIASAGTGKTSTIVGRIAYLLQKGVPPEKILLLTFTNKAAGEMVTRLKHYFPAQIVDRIEAGTFHAVCYRWLKTRLPQATLKQPGELKTLFRSVYEKRDMKRVGYDVKPFSSTYLYELYQLYQNAALGSFDEWFLERCPEQEVWMDIYVDICDEFERTKEEYGFLSFNDLLLQVKKRLEEGERIPFQEVLVDEYQDTNTLQGALIDALEPASLFCVGDYDQSIYAFNGANIANIATFTERYPDARVYTLRTNYRSGAAILALANRVIQRNERIYPKELIVGKSGKNHPPKLLVFEELFEQYQGIASQIAESATPHTYTAVIFRNNASADGIEASLRERGIPCRRKGGTSFFEAKEVKFLLDLASLLVNPRDMMAFIHIFEYGRGIGTALAKEIFQCLMHFGEGDLRRGLLRPAITTLPKLNPNKNTQLGLFDDDLEIGSVTRFAQIEMEEEIRAHPLLKHPRLNQDSLRFFIKFYRFYRSIDRSQRPATILRKAIASPLYQEIVDQLSAQRGRLKSGEIDEEKRELARERILRKARLLTDLASHYREMSRFVNAMILGGGEMSEGEGVNLLTVHASKGLEFEDVYVIDLMDGRFPNRKLMERTGSMEEERRLFYVAVTRAKSRLFLSMAKYDRVKKIDFKPSPFLAEAGLVREENASLLTEPV from the coding sequence ATGCCGCTGAGCAGGCTCAACCCGGAGCAGCGTGAAGCGGCGACCGCCCCCTTCGGCCACAATCTCATCATTGCCAGCGCCGGAACGGGAAAAACCTCCACTATTGTCGGACGAATCGCCTATCTTCTGCAGAAAGGTGTTCCTCCAGAAAAAATTCTTCTCCTTACTTTTACCAACAAGGCCGCCGGAGAGATGGTCACAAGGCTCAAACACTATTTCCCCGCCCAGATCGTCGATCGGATCGAAGCGGGGACTTTCCACGCAGTCTGCTACCGCTGGCTCAAAACCCGCTTGCCCCAGGCGACCCTCAAGCAACCCGGTGAGCTCAAGACCCTTTTTCGCAGTGTCTACGAAAAGCGGGATATGAAGCGTGTGGGCTACGATGTGAAGCCTTTCTCTTCGACCTATCTCTACGAACTCTATCAACTCTACCAAAACGCGGCCCTGGGGAGTTTCGACGAATGGTTTCTGGAGCGTTGTCCCGAGCAGGAGGTCTGGATGGATATCTATGTGGACATCTGCGACGAGTTCGAACGCACCAAGGAGGAGTACGGTTTTCTCTCCTTCAACGATTTGCTGCTTCAGGTCAAAAAGCGCCTGGAAGAGGGGGAACGCATCCCTTTTCAGGAGGTTCTTGTCGATGAATACCAGGATACCAACACACTGCAGGGAGCTTTGATCGATGCGCTGGAGCCGGCTTCCCTCTTTTGCGTCGGGGATTACGACCAGAGCATCTACGCCTTCAACGGCGCCAACATCGCCAACATCGCTACCTTCACCGAGCGTTATCCTGATGCCCGGGTCTATACCCTGCGGACCAATTATCGTTCCGGTGCGGCGATCCTCGCCCTGGCCAACCGGGTGATCCAGCGCAACGAACGGATCTACCCCAAAGAGCTCATCGTCGGAAAATCGGGGAAGAACCATCCGCCCAAACTCCTGGTTTTCGAGGAGCTCTTCGAGCAGTATCAGGGGATCGCATCCCAGATCGCCGAATCCGCCACACCCCATACTTACACCGCGGTGATCTTTCGCAACAACGCCAGTGCTGACGGGATCGAAGCCAGCCTCCGGGAGCGGGGGATCCCCTGCCGCCGCAAAGGGGGAACCAGCTTTTTCGAAGCCAAAGAGGTGAAGTTTCTCCTGGACCTCGCCAGCCTGCTGGTCAACCCCAGGGATATGATGGCTTTCATTCATATCTTTGAATATGGAAGAGGGATCGGCACAGCCCTCGCCAAAGAGATCTTCCAGTGCCTGATGCATTTCGGGGAAGGGGATCTCAGAAGAGGGCTTCTGCGCCCCGCGATCACGACACTCCCCAAGCTCAACCCCAACAAAAACACGCAGCTGGGGCTCTTCGATGACGATCTGGAGATCGGATCGGTCACCCGCTTCGCCCAGATCGAAATGGAGGAGGAGATTCGCGCCCATCCTCTGCTCAAACACCCGAGGCTCAATCAGGACAGCCTGAGGTTCTTCATCAAGTTTTACCGCTTTTACCGGAGCATCGACCGGAGTCAACGGCCCGCCACGATCCTGCGCAAAGCGATCGCATCGCCTCTCTATCAGGAGATCGTGGATCAGCTCTCGGCCCAGAGGGGTCGGCTCAAGAGCGGGGAGATCGACGAGGAGAAGCGGGAGCTGGCCAGAGAGCGGATCCTGCGCAAGGCGCGGCTGCTGACGGATCTCGCTTCCCACTACCGGGAAATGTCCCGCTTCGTCAACGCGATGATCCTCGGCGGCGGAGAGATGAGTGAGGGGGAGGGGGTCAATCTGTTGACGGTCCATGCCTCCAAAGGCTTGGAGTTCGAAGATGTCTATGTGATCGATCTGATGGACGGGCGCTTCCCCAACCGCAAACTGATGGAACGCACCGGAAGTATGGAGGAGGAGCGCCGGCTTTTCTATGTGGCGGTGACCCGGGCCAAGAGCCGGCTTTTCCTCTCGATGGCCAAATACGATCGCGTCAAGAAGATCGATTTCAAACCTTCGCCCTTCCTGGCGGAGGCCGGCCTCGTTCGGGAAGAGAACGCTTCGCTCCTTACGGAGCCCGTGTGA
- a CDS encoding class 1 fructose-bisphosphatase, translating to MQTIFQKIKEIALKVDQAIKDQEMGYSEQCNASGDDQLKLDVYADELVEYGLRELPLVKAIISEEKEDVMPVHEEGKYTICYDPLDGSSIVDVNLSVGTIFGIYEGEPSGETLVASAYIVYGPRIEMVTVTRGGEVQHYRSGSSQLFNLCYKAVRLEEKGKLNAPGGTQKNWPPHHKAFIDSLFAEGYRLRYSGGMVPDLHQILLKGGGLFSYPGTSDKPDGKLRLLFEVLPFALIYETAGGEAVNEQGKRLLELKAKHIHDTSPCFFGSRYEIHKMKEAYGVL from the coding sequence ATGCAGACAATATTTCAAAAGATCAAAGAGATCGCCCTCAAGGTCGATCAGGCGATCAAAGACCAGGAGATGGGTTACAGTGAGCAGTGTAACGCTTCAGGCGACGACCAGCTCAAACTGGATGTCTATGCCGATGAACTCGTCGAATACGGCCTGAGGGAGCTTCCTCTCGTCAAAGCGATCATCAGTGAAGAGAAAGAGGATGTCATGCCCGTGCACGAGGAAGGGAAATATACCATCTGTTACGACCCCCTCGACGGCTCGAGCATTGTGGATGTGAACCTTTCGGTGGGGACGATCTTCGGGATCTATGAGGGAGAGCCCAGCGGGGAAACCCTCGTCGCTTCTGCCTACATCGTCTATGGCCCCCGGATCGAGATGGTCACGGTGACGCGCGGCGGCGAAGTCCAGCACTACCGATCGGGCAGCAGCCAACTCTTCAATCTCTGCTATAAAGCGGTGCGCCTGGAGGAGAAAGGCAAACTCAACGCTCCCGGCGGCACCCAGAAAAATTGGCCGCCCCACCACAAAGCCTTCATCGATTCCCTCTTTGCCGAAGGTTATCGGCTGCGCTATAGCGGTGGGATGGTTCCCGACTTGCATCAGATCCTTCTCAAAGGGGGCGGCCTCTTCAGCTATCCGGGCACGAGCGACAAACCCGACGGTAAGCTCCGCCTTCTTTTTGAAGTCCTCCCCTTCGCGCTGATCTACGAAACGGCGGGAGGAGAAGCGGTCAATGAACAGGGAAAACGCCTCCTGGAGCTGAAAGCGAAACATATTCATGACACGAGCCCCTGCTTCTTCGGATCCCGTTACGAGATTCATAAAATGAAGGAGGCTTACGGTGTCCTCTGA
- a CDS encoding TetR/AcrR family transcriptional regulator translates to MDKEKVSTKQRILESALKLFSTKGYKATTMRDIAAEVGVRQGAIYNHFKSKETILESLIADLTDSALVHLFDKDLDPKKGKQLLAKIATTFKLISFDPRNEALFRLMMQELFRNEKVRELYHEHFYQQNVKRLSTYLFQMMQEELIRSSDPLLLANEFFAPLFFYQMQVVLLKLDGKSTSAAVTMFEKHVDLFWDSVKLSNHTPTLF, encoded by the coding sequence ATGGACAAAGAAAAGGTCTCAACGAAGCAACGAATACTCGAAAGCGCTCTAAAGCTCTTTTCGACGAAAGGTTACAAAGCCACGACAATGCGGGATATTGCCGCCGAGGTCGGCGTGAGGCAGGGAGCGATCTATAACCACTTCAAAAGCAAAGAAACCATCCTGGAAAGCCTCATAGCGGACTTGACCGACTCCGCCCTGGTACATCTGTTCGACAAAGATCTCGACCCGAAAAAGGGAAAGCAACTCCTGGCCAAAATCGCCACCACTTTCAAACTCATCAGTTTCGATCCAAGGAATGAAGCCCTCTTCCGTCTGATGATGCAGGAGCTCTTTCGTAATGAAAAGGTGCGGGAACTTTATCACGAACACTTCTATCAGCAGAATGTCAAACGGCTCTCGACCTATCTTTTCCAAATGATGCAGGAGGAGTTGATCCGCTCTTCGGACCCCCTGCTCCTGGCCAACGAATTCTTCGCTCCGCTTTTCTTTTATCAGATGCAGGTAGTACTCCTGAAACTCGACGGCAAATCCACATCCGCCGCGGTCACGATGTTTGAAAAACATGTGGATCTATTCTGGGATTCGGTGAAGCTCAGCAATCACACACCCACCCTCTTCTAG